One region of Trichoderma breve strain T069 chromosome 7 map unlocalized scaffold00007, whole genome shotgun sequence genomic DNA includes:
- a CDS encoding SWIB/MDM2 domain-containing protein yields MSLPLSSDENQRYTAIIDDILSTADLETISRKKVRQGLENALGGKDLSEQKDAIKKLIEERFDAVSGADQGDAPPSSMPDAPSNKRSATNGTSSHDDPSASPEPAKKKTKRSSSTEDADARLAAQLQAQENRLARSRTTRGGGDKARLAKKKKAPRKKSAKKVGDDDDSEVDASGDSAPKRKAGGGFQKPFILSPTLSELCGETQLSRPQVVKKLWEHIKANDLQDPKDKRQIRCDEKMQAVFKQAKVDMFRMNKDIGSHLYPVEE; encoded by the exons ATGAGTCTCCCAT TGTCCTCCGACGAGAACCAGCGCTATACCGCCATCATTGACGACATACTCTCCACTGCTGATCTCGAGACCATCTCGCGCAAAAAGGTCCGCCAGGGCCTGGAGAATGCTCTAGGCGGAAAGGACTTGAgcgagcaaaag gatgccatcaagaagctgataGAGGAGCGCTTCGACGCCGTCTCTGGCGCTGACCAGGGCGACGCACCCCCTTCTTCCATGCCCGATGCCCCGAGCAACAAACGGTCAGCCACCAATGGCACCTCGTCGCACGACGACCCCTCTGCATCTCCCGagccggccaagaagaagaccaagcGGTCCTCGTCCACCGAAGATGCCGACGCCCGCCTGGCTGCTCAGCTCCAGGCGCAGGAAAACAGACTCGCGAGGAGCCGTACCACCCGCGGTGGAGGCGACAAGGCGCgattggccaagaagaagaaggccccGCGCAAGAAGAGCGCCAAAAAGgtcggcgacgacgatgacagCGAGGTGGACGCCAGCGGAGACTCTGCTCCCAAGCGCAAGGCTGGCGGTGGCTTCCAGAAGCCCTTTATCCTGAGTCCTACCTTGTCAGAGCTGTGCGGTGAAACCCAG CTCTCTCGTCCTCAAGTCGTCAAGAAGTTGTGGGAGcacatcaaggccaacgatCTTCAAGATCCCAAGGACAAGCGCCAAATTCGCTGCGACGAAAAGATGCAGGCTGTGTTCAAACAGGCCAAGGTCGACATGTTTCGCATGAACAAGGACATTGGGAGCCACCTCTACCCGGTGGAGGAGTAA
- a CDS encoding fringe-like domain-containing protein has protein sequence MLITRCHSPISHRGITLIVFVSTVFLLTLLAKREHSKGTRQYELPFDLGIAISAQDGFHSVKPCASELDYLRRKEYGLTRNVIFRKRCFRGVYSSDANPRDTVSEVDSPLLGSRADILDLDDQCRRISPSDTPDQVASCEPITLQVAEPYPVADLSKVIVGVATTLARLQDSVSQFSHWMSGTGALFLAIVVDESVTDDDLDSLESMYDSHDMSLTAIRPWNCSFDVNEQHFAIIRDLVDYATHDTQWAVIIDDDTFFPSPYSITQLLASYDPTVPTYIGGLTESPGAVEYFGVMAYGGAGVFMSIPLMQQLDSHVEDCLAESLTREGDGLLSNCIHNYTQTELTAIPGLYQLDMRGDMSGFYESGVFPLSLHHWKSWHQAPVDKMAKIADFCGDCFLQRWRFDGDTVLANGYSISVYQDGISQADMDLIEGTWEAAMNYEGTMGKMRDKMEEGKKKSYRLIDAEEVDGNLRQVFLHHGVADLDYDGEEEAMDEVVEIWWEWTRD, from the coding sequence ATGCTCATCACGCGCTGCCACTCACCGATTTCACACAGAGGTATAACACTCATTGTCTTTGTGTCCACTGTATTTCTCCTCACTCTACTTGCCAAAAGGGAGCACAGCAAAGGCACGAGACAATATGAGCTTCCCTTTGACCTAGGCATTGCGATTTCAGCACAGGATGGCTTCCATTCCGTTAAGCCTTGTGCTTCAGAGCTGGATTATCTGAGGCGCAAGGAGTACGGATTGACTCGAAATGTCATATTTCGCAAGCGTTGCTTTCGCGGCGTCTATAGCTCGGATGCCAACCCACGGGACACAGTCTCCGAAGTCGACAGCCCTTTGTTGGGATCAAGGGCAGACATCTTGGACCTCGACGATCAATGCCGAAGAATCTCGCCATCAGATACGCCTGATCAAGTTGCATCTTGTGAACCCATTACGCTTCAGGTAGCAGAGCCATATCCCGTGGCGGATCTTTCCAAAGTCATAGTTGGCGTAGCGACGACGCTCGCTCGCTTGCAGGACTCAGTTTCCCAGTTTTCTCACTGGATGTCTGGAACGGGTGCCCTTTTCCTAGCGATTGTTGTTGACGAGTCCGTTACGGACGACGACCTAGACTCCCTGGAGTCGATGTACGACAGCCACGATATGAGCCTCACAGCTATCCGACCATGGAACTGCTCCTTCGACGTCAATGAGCAACATTTTGCCATAATCCGCGACCTAGTCGACTACGCTACTCATGACACCCAGTGGgctgtcatcatcgacgacgATACCTTTTTCCCGTCCCCATACTCAATTACACAACTCCTTGCAAGCTACGATCCGACTGTGCCAACATACATTGGTGGCCTCACCGAAAGCCCCGGGGCAGTGGAATACTTTGGCGTCATGGCATACGGAGGAGCTGGCGTCTTCATGAGCATTCCCCtgatgcagcagctcgaTTCCCACGTGGAAGACTGTCTTGCCGAAAGCCTCACGAGAGAAGGCGACGGACTACTGAGCAACTGTATACACAATTATACACAGACGGAGCTGACAGCTATCCCTGGGTTGTATCAACTAGATATGAGAGGGGACATGAGCGGGTTTTACGAATCAGGCGTTTTCCCACTGAGTCTGCATCATTGGAAATCATGGCACCAGGCCCCAGTCgacaagatggccaagattgccgaTTTCTGCGGAGATTGTTTCCTGCAACGATGGCGTTTCGACGGGGACACTGTCCTCGCCAACGGATACAGCATCAGCGTATACCAAGACGGCATAAGCCAAGCCGACATGGACCTCATCGAGGGGACATGGGAAGCAGCCATGAACTACGAGGGCACTATGGGCAAAATGAGagacaagatggaggagggcaagaagaagagctacCGGCTCATTGACGCCGAAGAGGTGGACGGCAACTTGCGGCAGGTGTTTCTGCACCACGGAGTTGCGGATTTGGATtatgatggagaggaggaggcgatggATGAGGTTGTGGAGATTTGGTGGGAGTGGACGCGAGACTGA
- a CDS encoding TCP-1/cpn60 chaperonin family domain-containing protein — MSFFPTQIFEEGTIEEKGENARLAAFVGAIAVGDLVKSTLGPKGMDKILQSASTGDIMVTNDGATILKSIALDNAAAKVLVNISKVQDDEVGDGTTSVAVLAAELLREAEKLVDKKIHPQTIIEGYRIASQAALKALEESAVDHSKSPEAFRKDLIAIARTTLSSKVLSQDRDHFSQLAVDAILRLKKSSDLSHIQIIKKAGGKLSDSYLDEGFILDKKIGVNQPKRLEKAKILVANTSMDTDKVKIFGARVKVGSTGKLAELEKAEKDKMKAKVEKIKAHGINCFINRQLIYNWPEQLFTDAGIMSIEHADFDGIERLALVTGGEIASTFDHPEQIKLGQCDLIEEVIIGEDTLIKFSGVAAGEACTIVLRGATEQLLDEAERSLHDALAVLSQTVIEPRTTLGGGCAEMVMAKAVEGAATRIEGKKQVAVSSFAIALRQLPTILADNAGLDSGELVARLRKAIYDGLTTYGLDLMTPGGGIADMREVGVVESYKLKKAVVSSASEAAELLLRVDDIIRAAPRRRERM, encoded by the exons ATG TCGTTCTTCCCGACCCAAATTTTCGAGGAGGGCACCATTGAGGAAAAGGGCGAGAATGCGCGTCTCGCTGCCTTTGTCGGTGCCATCGCCGTCGGTGACTTGGTCAAGAGCACTCTTGGTCCCAAAGGCATGGACAAGATCCTTCAATCTGC TTCCACCGGCGATATCATGGTGACAAACGACGGTGCCACGATCCTCAAGTCAATAGCCCTCgacaacgccgccgccaaggtGCTGGTCAACATTTCAAAGGTTCAGGATGACGAAGTCGGTGACGGCACCACATCGGTTGCTGTGTTGGCGGCCGAGCTTCTGAGagaggccgagaagctggTTGACAAGAAGATCCACCCTCAGACAATCATTGAGGGCTATCGGATAGCCAGCCAGGCTGCTCTCAAGGCACTTGAGGAGTCTGCCGTCGACCACAGCAAGAGCCCTGAGGCCTTCCGAAAGGATCTCATTGCCATTGCGCGAACAACCCTCAGCTCCAAGGTTCTGTCACAGGACCGTGACCACTTCTCCCAGCTTGCCGTCGACGCGATCCTCCGTCTGAAGAAATCATCCGACCTTAGCCACATCCAGATCATCAAGAAGGCCGGAGGAAAGCTGAGCGACTCCTACCTGGATGAGGGCTTCATCctggacaagaagattgGTGTAAACCAGCCCAagaggctggagaaggcAAAGATCCTGGTCGCAAACACATCGATGGACACAGACAAGGTCAAGATTTTCGGTGCGCGAGTCAAGGTCGGCTCAACTGGAAAGctggcagagctggagaaggccgagaaggacaagatgaaggcCAAGgtggagaagatcaaggctCACGGCATCAACTGCTTCATCAACCGCCAGCTCATCTACAACTGGCCTGAGCAGCTCTTTACCGACGCCGGAATCATGTCTATCGAGCACGCCgactttgatggcattgagCGACTGGCACTGGTGACTGGAGGCGAGATTGCCTCCACCTTTGACCACCCCGAACAGATCAAGCTTGGCCAGTGCGACTTGATCGAAGAGGTCATCATTGGCGAGGATACGCTGATCAAGTTCTCCGGTGTGGCTGCTGGCGAGGCATGCACCATTGTGCTGCGTGGTGCTACAGAACAGTTGCTTGACGAGGCCGAGCGAAGTCTACACGACGCATTGGCCGTGCTTTCGCAAACTGTCATTGAGCCCAGGACAACCCTGGGAGGTGGATGTGCCGAGATggtcatggccaaggctgttgagggTGCGGCCACACGGATCGAGGGTAAGAAGCAGGTGGCCGTCTCCAGCTTTGCAATTGCTCTCCGACAGCTGCCCACGATTCTGGCCGACAATGCTGGATTGGATTCCGGTGAGCTGGTTGCGCGCCTGCGAAAGGCCATTTATGACGGTCTGACTACGTATGGTCTGGACCTGATGACTCCCGGTGGTGGCATTGCGGATATGCGTGAGGTTGGCGTGGTTGAGAGCTacaagctgaagaaggcggtTGTGTCATCTGCCAGTGAGGCAGCAGAG CTTCTCCTAAGAGTCGACGACATTATTCGGGCGGCCCCACGGAGACGAGAGCGCATGTAA
- a CDS encoding ribonuclease 2-5A domain-containing protein, producing the protein MIRRPPGQGRWSAQQQKLLIAFAFILLPWLQLADAQQQPLQPQIRIHSQRGDVPLDKLSDDTNNRWYSAQAAQAAQDVHAEAKFDTINRKQKQQQQQSTPLPPQQQKYRRAPYDYSNKAQNRNQSPSRESDKSNYIKVPSDASALATLAPAQSVRAPHTSRQHWPSASGLASPQNARSLEDWEVEDFVLLATVDGDLYASDRKTGRLRWHLEVDQPVVETKHYRTNNSVLDDDYNPVDHYIWAVEPSRDGGLYIWIPDSGAGLVRTEFTMKRLVEDLAPYAGEEPPVVYTGDKKTTMVTLDAATGHVLKWFGSGGSQVNEGDSCLRPNAFDEKCSSMGTITLGRTEYTVGIQRRDGRPIATLKYSEWGPNTFDSDLYHQYHASMDGQYITSQHDGRVYAFDSSRTDNDMPLFSNKFSSPVARVFDVCRSWEVTVESNPELVALPQPPMPTRDETIAKMRSNSIFLNQTEGGSWYALSGRAYPLIIDAPMAQISQRDWWEMDLNNASELPKALVGTHFLNPLRRGDRDQQETLPDGPFNEYHEYHDDLESENASNNAHAMTNTVSEEPTIITKVKALPQSAANSVIDFVSNPVLIIFLIGSLIYNEKKLRRSYNRFRTHGTIKDVYPFLFLDADAGNESADDKDGEFSSLRTVPQDEKVEEVPKPKVENKADDKDKDKDSQDPSKSLEPSDKAEDKELEDGSNGSAPEKKKKAHRGRRGGVKHRKARPADGSQSRDDEADLTTVDEAVSNAKKLGDRPSLEPDVMTIYNDMQAVTGSIISMGNIEVDTDVELGMGSNGTVVFAGKFDGRDVAVKRMTIQFYDIATRETKLLRESDDHPNVIRYYSQVQRGDFLYIALERCAASLADVIEKPYHFGDLAKAGQKDLPGVLYQITNGISHLHSLRIVHRDLKPQNILVNLDKEGRPRLLVSDFGLSGTSGWRAPELLLDDDGQNPAAMDSSTHSGSHTILVGDATTPNGGRATRAIDIFSLGLVFFYVLTNGSHPFDCGDRYMREVNIRKGIYDLEPLDSLGDFAYEAKDLIASMLQAAPKQRPDSREVMAHPFFWSPKKRLAFLCDVSDSLEKEVRDPPSPALMELERHAADVIGGDFLKVLTREFVDSLGKQRKYTGNKLLDLLRALRNKRNHYEDMSDSLKRSVGSLPDGYLAYWTVRFPMLLLTCWNVVYNLQWENTDRFREYYEPAGL; encoded by the exons ATGATTCGACGGCCCCCGGGTCAAGGACGATGGTCcgctcagcagcagaagctcctcATAGCTTTTGCGTTTATCCTCTTACCATGGCTCCAACTTGCCGacgctcagcagcagcctctgcagccACAAATCCGAATTCACTCCCAGAGAGGAGATGTTCCTCTTGACAAACTATCCGACGACACCAACAACCGTTGGTACTCAGCCCAGGCCGCCCAGGCCGCACAAGACGTACACGCCGAAGCGAAGTTCGACACCATCAAcagaaagcaaaagcaacagcaacagcagtcGACCCCTTTGcctccgcagcagcagaaataTCGACGGGCCCCCTACGACTACTCCAACAAGGCCCAGAACCGAAATCAATCACCAAGCAGAGAATCTGATAAATCAAACTACATAAAAGTCCCTAGCGATGCGAGCGCCCTCGCAACTTTAGCTCCGGCTCAGTCCGTTCGAGCACCACACACCTCACGACAACACTGGCCCAGCGCTTCTGGGTTGGCATCGCCGCAAAATGCGCGGAGTCTGGAGGACTGGGAAGTTGAAGACTTTGTTCTTCTGGCGACCGTCGATGGAGACCTCTATGCCAGCGACCGAAAAACCGGTCGGCTACGCTGGCACCTCGAGGTCGACCAGCCAGTGGTGGAAACAAAACACTACAGAACAAACAATTCcgtcctcgacgacgactacAACCCGGTGGATCATTACATCTGGGCCGTCGAACCAAGCCGCGATGGAGGGCTTTATATATGGATTCCAGATTCCGGTGCGGGGCTCGTTAGAACCGAGTTCACCATGAAGCGGCTCGTGGAAGATCTTGCCCCGTACGCGGGCGAGGAGCCGCCTGTTGTATATACCggagacaagaagacgacgatggtGACGCTTGACGCGGCTACCGGACACGTCCTCAAATGGTTTGGCTCTGGCGGCTCTCAGGTTAACGAAGGTGACAGCTGCCTGCGGCCCAATGCCTTTGACGAAAAGTGTAGCTCTATGGGCACAATTACCCTGGGGAGAACCGAGTACACGGTGGGAATCCAGAGGCGAGATGGTCGACCCATTGCAACCTTGAAGTACTCCGAGTGGGGACCGAATACTTTTGACAGCGACCTCTATCACCAATACCATGCCTCCATGGATGGCCAATACATCACCAGTCAGCACGACGGCAGGGTTTACGCATTCGATTCTTCCCGGACGGATAATGACATGCCCCTCTTCAGCAACAAGTTTTCGTCTCCCGTGGCCCGCGTTTTCGATGTCTGCCGATCTTGGGAAGTGACGGTAGAAAGCAACCCAGAGCTCGTTGctcttcctcaacctcctATGCCAACGCGCGACGAGACTATTGCCAAGATGCGAAGCAACAGCATCTTCCTCAACCAGACCGAAGGTGGCAGTTGGTATGCGCTGTCTGGTCGGGCGTATCCGCTGATTATTGATGCCCCTATGGCTCAGATTTCGCAACGCGACTGGTGGGAGATGGATCTCAACAACGCTTCCGAATTGCCAAAGGCGCTGGTGGGCACTCACTTTCTGAATCCCTTGCGGAGAGGCGACCGAGATCAACAGGAAACGCTTCCTGATGGTCCTTTCAACGAGTATCATGAGTATCACGACGACCTGGAAAGTGAAAACGCCTCGAACAATGCTCACGCCATGACAAATACCGTTTCGGAGGAGCCCACCATTATAACCAAAGTCAAGGCTCTTCCACAGAGTGCTGCCAACAGTGTCATCGACTTCGTCAGCAACCctgtcctcatcatctttttGATCGGCTCGTTGATATACAATGAAAAGAAGCTTCGGCGGTCGTATAACCGATTCAGGACCCATGGTACAATCAAGGATGTTTatccctttttgtttctagatgctgatgctggaaACGAATCTGCTGatgacaaagatggagagttttcttctctgcGAACTGTACCTCAAGATGAAAAGGTGGAAGAAGTGCCTAAACCAAAGGTAGAAAACAAGGCGgacgacaaagacaaagacaaagactcTCAAGATCCTTCCAAGTCATTAGAGCCAAGCGATAAAGCAGAAGATAAAGAGTTGGAA GATGGTTCCAATGGTTCTGCgcccgagaagaagaagaaggctcaTAGAGGCCGCCGTGGCGGTGTCAAACACAGAAAGGCTCGGCCTGCTGATGGCTCCCAATCGCgtgatgatgaagcagacCTCACAACAGTAGACGAGGCTGTTAGCAATGCGAAGAAGCTTGGCGATCGGCCAAGCCTGGAGCCTGATGTCATGACCATTTACAACGACATGCAAGCCGTCACTGGCTCCATTATCAGCATGGGTAATATCGAGGTTGATACGGATGTGGAGCTTGGCATGGGCAGCAACGGCACCGTCGTCTTTGCAGGCAAGTTTGATGGCAGGGACGTTGCCGTCAAGAGAATGACGATACAGTTCTACGATATTGCCACACGGGAGACCAAATTGCTGCGGGAGAGTGACGATCATCCCAATG TCATCCGATACTACTCACAAGTACAGCGCGGTGACTTCCTTTACATTGCTTTGGAGCGTTGTGCCGCCTCATTGGCCGACGTAATTGAGAAGCCATATCACTTTGGCGATCTCGCCAAGGCTGGACAAAAGGACCTACCCGGCGTGTTGTATCAAATCACCAACGGCATCAGTCACCTACACTCGCTGCGCATTGTTCACCGAGATTTGAAGCCTCAAAATATCCTAGTTAATCTGGACAAGGAAGGCAGACCCAGGCTCTTAGTCTCCGACTTTGGTCTTT CTGGAACGTCTGGTTGGCGTGCCCCTGAACTCCTTCTCGATGACGACGGACAGAATCCTGCGGCCATGGATAGTAGTACGCATAGTGGCTCACACACCATCCTGGTTGGAGACGCCACCACGCCAAACGGGGGACGAGCCACGAGAGCCATTgacattttctctcttgggcTTGTCTTCTTCTACGTGCTGACCAACGGGTCTCACCCCTTTGATTGTGGTGACCGATATATGCGGGAGGTGAATATCCGAAAGGGCATCTATGACCTCGAGCCCTTGGACTCACTGGGCGACTTCGCCTATGAGGCAAAGGACTTGATTGCCTCGATGCTCCAGGCAGCTCCCAAGCAGAGGCCCGACTCGCGAGAGGTCATGGCTCACCCTTTCTTCTGGTCTCCTAAGAAGCGCCTAGCCTTCCTCTGCGACGTCTCGGACTCTCTCGAGAAGGAGGTTCGCGACCCCCCGTCGCCGGCCTTGATGGAATTGGAGAGACATGCCGCGGATGTCATTGGAGGAGACTTTTTGAAGGTGCTCACGCGCGAGTTTGTCGATTCGCTCGGCAAGCAGCGCAAGTACACTGGcaacaagcttcttgatctgcTGCGCGCGCTTCGCAATAAGCGGAACCATTATGAGGACATGTCGGACTCGCTGAAGCGCAGCGTGGGGTCTTTGCCTGATGGGTACCTTGCGTATTGGACGGTCAGGTTTCCGATGTTGTTGCTTACTTGCTGGAATGTGGTGTATAACCTCCAGTGGGAGAATACGGATCGATTCAGAGAGTATTATGAGCCTGCTGGATTATAG
- a CDS encoding eukaryotic translation initiation factor eIF2A domain-containing protein yields MAPSFDQLREADLDDDEFNEDEIDISDLREKFEVQLELGYDTFVVIDGLPEVTEDQKPKLVKFLLKKLNTVGKTKEELIHMPMGDDGKSMRFAFVEYSSAAEAAAATRQLDGVPLDKKHTLRVNKITDIERYGREGRVDEKYVPPVIEEFTEKEHLRWWLKDPSGRGRDQFVMYRGESVGVFWNNEKDQPENIVDRQHWTEAFLQWSPLGTYLTSVHQQGVQLWAGASWSRAARFAHPFVNLVAFSPNEKYIVTWSNRPISIPETGHPALSVDDEGKNYVIWDIETATPLRSFANLDAPKGEEGKPPPKMQWPAFKWSADDKYVARLTPGASISVYELPRMNLLDKTSIKIEGVVDFDWAPATPQREGVKTYEQLFTFWQPGTGSNPAKVGMMSIPSKEVVRSLNLFNVSDAKLHWQSDAAYLCVKVDRHSKSKKSQATTLEIFRVKEKGIPVEVVDTIKDTVINFAWEPKGDRFALITTTEPVGPTAVPPKTSVSFFCPEKSKGPYAGNFKLLRTLDKKNSNAIYWSPKGRFVVIATIANQQSSDLDFYDVDFEGEKPESAKDLTANLQLMNTADHYGVTDVEWDPSGRFVATWASAWKHAMENGYHIYDFKGEALREEPVEKFKQFAWRPRPPTLLSKDEQKQIRKNLREYSRVFEQEDADRGASADLAVVEARRRVLDEWHAWQAKTKEMEGTEGGSIESDRVIEEIVEDVLEESEEVIG; encoded by the exons ATGGCGCCCTCATTCGACCAGCTGCGCGAGGCtgacctcgacgacgacgagttcaacgaagatgagattgatatCTCTGACCTGCGCGAGAAGTTCGAGGtccagctggagctgggctACGACACCTTTGTGGTCATCGATGGCCTTCCCGAGGTCACGGAGGACCAGAAGCCAAAGCTGGTGAAATTcttgctgaagaagctcaacacTGTTGGcaagaccaaggaggagctgatCCACATGCCCATGGGCGACGATGGAAAGTCGATGCG CTTCGCATTTGTCGAATACTCCTCAGCTGCTGAGGCCGCTGCCGCTACCCGCCAGCTGGATGGCGTTCCCCTGGACAAGAAGCACACCCTGCGCGTCAACAAGATTACCGACATTGAGCGATATGGCCGAGAAGGACGAGTTGACGAGAAATACGTCCCCCCCGTTATCGAAGAGTTCACCGAAAAGGAGCACTTGAGATGGTGGCTGAAGGATCCCTCTGGCCGTGGCCGAGACCAGTTCGTCATGTACCGTGGTGAATCTGTCGGCGTCTTCTGGAACAACGAAAAGGATCAGCCCGAGAACATTGTCGATCGCCAGCACTGGACTGAGGCTTTCCTCCAGTGGTCACCTCTGGGCACTTACCTGACTTCAGTCCACCAGCAGGGTGTTCAGCTGTGGGCTGGCGCATCTTGGTCCCGTGCCGCCCGATTTGCTCATCCCTTTGTTAACCTGGTCGCCTTCTCCCCGAATGAAAAGTACATTGTTACCTGGTCTAACAGACCCATCTCAATCCCCGAGACTGGCCACCCTGCGCTGTCTGTTGACGATGAGGGCAAGAACTATGTCATTTGGGACATTGAGACCGCTACACCTCTCCGATCATTCGCCAACCTGGATGCCcccaagggagaggagggcaaGCCTCCCCCAAAGATGCAGTGGCCTGCGTTCAAGTGGTCCGCGGACGACAAGTACGTTGCTCGTCTGACTCCTGGtgcctccatctccgtctACGAGCTCCCTCGAATGAACCTCCTCGACAAGACCAGCATCAAGATTGAAGGCGTGGTTGACTTTGACTGGGCCCCCGCAACACCCCAGCGCGAGGGCGTCAAGACATACGAGCAGCTCTTCACCTTCTGGCAGCCCGGAACTGGTAGCAACCCCGCCAAGGTCGGCATGATGAGCATCCCCTCCAAGGAGGTTGTGCGAAGCCTGAACCTGTTCAACGTCAGCGACGCCAAGCTGCACTGGCAGTCGGATGCCGCCTACCTGTGTGTCAAGGTCGACCGACACTCCAAGTCAAAGAAGTCACAGGCTACGACTTTGGAGATCTTCCGTGTCAAGGAGAAGGGTATCCCTGTCGAGGTCGTTGATACTATCAAGGACACCGTCATCAACTTTGCATGGGAGCCCAAGGGCGATAGATTTgctctcatcaccaccacggAGCCCGTTGGCCCTACTGCCGTCCCTCCCAAGACATccgtctccttcttctgcccCGAAAAATCCAAGGGCCCCTATGCCGGCAACTTCAAGCTGCTGCGCACtctggacaagaagaacagcAATGCCATTTACTGGTCACCAAAGGGCCGATTTGTCGTCATTGCCACCATCGCCAACCAGCAGAGCTCCGACCTCGACTTTTACGACGTCGACTTTGAGGGCGAGAAGCCCGAGTCAGCAAAGGACCTGACTGCTAACCTGCAGCTCATGAACACAGCCGATCACTACGGCGTCACAGATGTGGAGTGGGATCCCTCAGGCCGATTCGTTGCCACGTGGGCATCAGCATGGAAGCATGCG ATGGAAAATGGATACCACATCTACGACTTCAAGGGTGAGGCCCTGCGCGAGGAGCCCGTTGAAAAGTTCAAGCAGTTTgcttggcggcctcgacCGCCGACACTGCTGTCAAAAGATGAGCAGAAGCAGATCCGCAAGAACCTGCGTGAGTACAGCAGAGTATTCGAACAGGAAGACGCCGACCGCGGTGCGTCAGCCGACCTCGCAGTTGTCGAGGCCCGTCGCCGCGTCCTGGACGAGTGGCATGCTTGGC AGGCAAagaccaaggagatggagggcacCGAAGGAGGAAGCATCGAGAGCGATCGGGTGATTGAGGAGATTGTGGAGGATGTGTTGGAAGAGAGCGAGGAGGTGATAGGGTAG